The Balearica regulorum gibbericeps isolate bBalReg1 chromosome 5, bBalReg1.pri, whole genome shotgun sequence genome window below encodes:
- the ARHGAP11A gene encoding rho GTPase-activating protein 11A isoform X2, with protein MAEQRRRLVRLAVLEELRASYGIKVKSGSCLAAAKQPGAAAAEGKIFGISFHALPQSFVPEYGYVPSFLVDTCEYLEEHVHTEGLFRKSGSLVRLKALKSKLDQGENCLSTALPCDVAGLLKQFFRELPEPILPPHLQEGLFKAQQLGNEKKTATVLLSCLMADRTIEALRYFFNFLRTVSLRSNENRMDSSNLAVIFAPNLLHSNENEKMSASTEKKIRLQAAVVQTFIDHAAEIGQVPEFILEKIPAMLGVDAFQSTPSLWGHEDSENESPSECKKRRHRSVGVLSSVTPVVLTPSIKRKLPTDCSQGLSSKKRRSFKHNFAFELLPSSIFISGSTPASVQFEASPCVSLESSQTSLSPSTGAENHLSSTGNRRSKRHASKKLYRAESGKTGCFSPKISRKEMVRRSLRLKFGLGKSNREMNIVSGCAVGNRSENIGRRLASQQGLESRTECAKRDVLFSPCVNEKFPKKGSKNVSKSEENLLTPKYHDKVLHRMSWNSPTVKDSQAISRNEGILPGCPEVGIGSSEPVLIFGKPPVVPDEFKSTTVSKQDNSLELLLCEEESNSTAETLLKVKQAFSASGSNLHNVIGDIKSSFSDAAGETLTETLCLTGLSPEKEWLAEEVSESLADTKSRELLHQFNQSYAIDKQQSQKKEIKVLEKRNFKTSVQIELQVPKPDVKNVPQLSVPQVLTKEDKLTVQNSSSKDDLNKLDSFRRKEEIELAHSQTAENCVVKCCNLEEDTSKLSMAGLPTSQLPKSQNEVGNQYLQAENSDKTLTKTSTVSDHGKVSDHVQWFNKLSLNDSSSASKTKPPLKFQRTPVRQSVRRINSLLEANRRSVSSQLLKASDVGSPLVKSLSYDSALFSCTEKPSKNSVALSLRSESTYDQVSISHKQLDLTSKSCCRPLNLSDKPDVSIRTAGIHEQKMTVHSSKSVLEDLTNHETVKSSLKVNANINISGAALEKSTLTRNTAGKERVRYRGSPKNPISKVKLLPTAKPVDL; from the exons ATGGCGGAGCAGAGGCGAAGGCTGGTGCGGCTGGCGGTGCTGGAGGAGCTCCGGGCGTCTTATGGGATTAAAGTCAAGAGCGGGAGCTGCCTGGCGGCGGCCAAGCAGCCGGGAGCGGCGGCTGCGGAG ggTAAAATCTTTGGAATATCTTTTCATGCATTACCGCAATCATTTGTGCCAGAATATGGTTATGTTCCGAG CTTTCTTGTTGATACTTGTGAATATTTGGAAGAACATGTTCATACTGAGGGACTCTTCAGAAAGTCTGGATCTCTTGTTCgtttaaaagctttaaag AGTAAACTGGATCAAGGTGAAAATTGCCTATCGACTGCACTGCCATGTGATGTTGCCGGGCTTCTTAAACAGTTCTTCAGAGAGCTGCCAGAACCCATCCTTCCACCTCACCTGCAGGAAGGCCTTTTCAAAGCTCAGCAGCtaggaaatgagaagaaaactgCAACTGTGTTGCTGTCTTGTTTGATGGCCGACAGAACAATTGAAGCTTTGAGAtactttttcaattttctgaGAACTGTGTCCCTAAG ATccaatgaaaacagaatggaTAGCAGTAATCTGGCAGTGATTTTTGCTCCCAACCTCTTGCACTcgaatgaaaatgaaaagatgtcagccagtacagaaaaaaaaattcgCTTGCAAGCCGCTGTTGTGCAAACATTTATTGACCATGCAGCAGAAATCG GGCAGGTACCAGAATTTATCTTGGAAAAGATTCCTGCAATGTTAGGTGTTGATGCCTTTCAATCTACTCCCTCACTGTGGGGCCATGAAGACAGTGAAAATGAATCTCCCAGTGAATGTAAGAAGAGGAGGCATCGAAGTGTTGGAG tCCTTTCATCAGTGACTCCGGTGGTTCTTACTCCAAGTATCAAGCGTAAACTTCCAACTGATTGCTCTCAGGGCTTGTCCAGCAAGAAGAGACGATCTTTTAAgcataattttgcttttgagttGTTACCAAGTAGCATTTTCATCAGTGGCTCAACGCCAGCATCAG TCCAGTTTGAAGCAAGCCCTTGCGTTTCTCTTGAGTCATCACAAACCTCACTGTCTCCTTCAACTGGTGCTGAAAATCATCTGTCTAGTACAGGGAACAGAAGAAGTAAAAGACACGCAAGCAAAAAATTATACAG GGCTGAATCAGGAAAGACAGGTTGTTTTTCACCGAAGATTAGCCGAAAAGAAATGGTTCGTAGGTCATTACGTTTGAAGTTTGGTTTGGggaaaagcaacagagaaatg AATATTGTATCGGGATGTGCGGTTGGTAATAGATCTGAAAATATTGGAAGGCGTCTTGCAAGTCAGCAAGGTttggaaagcagaactgaatgTGCAAAGAGAGATGTGCTCTTCAGCCCATGTGTCAATGAAAAATTCCCTAAGAAAG gttcAAAGAACGTGAGCAAGTCAGAAGAAAACTTGCTAACTCCAAAATATCACGATAAAGTACTTCACCGAATGTCATGGAATAGTCCAACTGTTAAAGATTCTCAGGCGATCAGCAGGAATGAGGGAATTCTGCCAGGATGCCCTGAAGTGGGAATAGGTTCTTCAGAACCTGTTTTGATATTCGGGAAACCACCAGTTGTTCCAGATGAATTCAAATCCACAACTGTAAGCAAACAAGACAACAGCTTAGAACTCTTGCTTTGTGAAGAGGAAAGTAATTCAACTGCAGAAACATTACTGAAAGTTAAGCAAGCCTTTTCTGCATCTGGAAGCAATCTTCACAATGTGATAGGTGATATAAAATCTTCCTTCTCAGACGCAGCAGGTGAAACATTAACTGAAACTCTGTGTCTTACAGGGCTCAGTCCAGAGAAAGAATGGTTAGCTGAAGAAGTTTCTGAAAGTTTAGCAGATACAAAATCCAGAGAGCTGTTGCACCAATTTAATCAATCTTATGCTATTGATAAACAGcaatcacaaaaaaaagaaataaaagttttggagaaaagaaacttcaaaacTTCTGTTCAGATTGAACTTCAGGTCCCAaaaccagatgtaaaaaatgtacCACAACTTTCTGTGCCTCAAGTACTGACCAAGGAAGACAAGTTGACTGTTCAGAACAGTTCGTCAAAAGATGACTTAAACAAATTAGattccttcagaagaaaagaggaaatagaATTAGCACACTCACAAACAGCTGAAAATTGTGTGgtaaaatgctgtaatttaGAAGAAGATACCTCTAAACTTTCTATGGCAGGACTTCCTACTTCACAGTTGCCTAAATCACAAAATGAAGTGGGCAACCAATACTTGCAAGCTGAGAATTCTGATAAAACTTTAACTAAAACATCAACTGTTTCTGACCACGGTAAGGTTTCTGACCATGTACAATGGTTCAACAAGCTTTCATTAAATGATTCAAGTTCTGCAAGCAAAACTAAACCACCTCTTAAGTTTCAGCGTACTCCTGTTAGACAGTCTGTAAGAAGAATTAATTCCTTATTGGAGGCTAACAGACGATCTGTAAGCTCTCAGCTGCTTAAAGCAAGTGATGTTGGTTCACCGCTGGTTAAATCTTTGAGCTATGATTCTGCACTATTCTCCTGCACAGAAAAGCCCTCAAAGAATTCCGTGGCTTTGTCACTCAGGAGTGAAAGTACATATGACCAAGTTTCTATATCTCATAAGCAGCTAGACTTAACATCCAAATCGTGTTGCAGGCCATTAAATCTATCAGACAAGCCTGATGTTTCTATCAGAACTGCTGGAATCCACGAACAGAAAATGACCGTTCATTCATCAAAGTCTGTTCTAGAAGATCTAACCAATCATGAAACAGTGAAATCCAGTTTAAAAgttaatgcaaatataaatatttcaggtgCTGCCCTAGAAAAATCTACACTCACAAGAAatactgcaggaaaagaaagagttcGTTATAGAGGCTCTCCAAAGAATCCAATATCTAAAGTGAAACTGCTACCAACTGCAAAACCAGTAGACTTGTAA
- the ARHGAP11A gene encoding rho GTPase-activating protein 11A isoform X4, with product MADRTIEALRYFFNFLRTVSLRSNENRMDSSNLAVIFAPNLLHSNENEKMSASTEKKIRLQAAVVQTFIDHAAEIGQVPEFILEKIPAMLGVDAFQSTPSLWGHEDSENESPSECKKRRHRSVGDMVSGALNKFKSNRTPSTTPQQDRSVLSSVTPVVLTPSIKRKLPTDCSQGLSSKKRRSFKHNFAFELLPSSIFISGSTPASVQFEASPCVSLESSQTSLSPSTGAENHLSSTGNRRSKRHASKKLYRAESGKTGCFSPKISRKEMVRRSLRLKFGLGKSNREMNIVSGCAVGNRSENIGRRLASQQGLESRTECAKRDVLFSPCVNEKFPKKGSKNVSKSEENLLTPKYHDKVLHRMSWNSPTVKDSQAISRNEGILPGCPEVGIGSSEPVLIFGKPPVVPDEFKSTTVSKQDNSLELLLCEEESNSTAETLLKVKQAFSASGSNLHNVIGDIKSSFSDAAGETLTETLCLTGLSPEKEWLAEEVSESLADTKSRELLHQFNQSYAIDKQQSQKKEIKVLEKRNFKTSVQIELQVPKPDVKNVPQLSVPQVLTKEDKLTVQNSSSKDDLNKLDSFRRKEEIELAHSQTAENCVVKCCNLEEDTSKLSMAGLPTSQLPKSQNEVGNQYLQAENSDKTLTKTSTVSDHGKVSDHVQWFNKLSLNDSSSASKTKPPLKFQRTPVRQSVRRINSLLEANRRSVSSQLLKASDVGSPLVKSLSYDSALFSCTEKPSKNSVALSLRSESTYDQVSISHKQLDLTSKSCCRPLNLSDKPDVSIRTAGIHEQKMTVHSSKSVLEDLTNHETVKSSLKVNANINISGAALEKSTLTRNTAGKERVRYRGSPKNPISKVKLLPTAKPVDL from the exons ATGGCCGACAGAACAATTGAAGCTTTGAGAtactttttcaattttctgaGAACTGTGTCCCTAAG ATccaatgaaaacagaatggaTAGCAGTAATCTGGCAGTGATTTTTGCTCCCAACCTCTTGCACTcgaatgaaaatgaaaagatgtcagccagtacagaaaaaaaaattcgCTTGCAAGCCGCTGTTGTGCAAACATTTATTGACCATGCAGCAGAAATCG GGCAGGTACCAGAATTTATCTTGGAAAAGATTCCTGCAATGTTAGGTGTTGATGCCTTTCAATCTACTCCCTCACTGTGGGGCCATGAAGACAGTGAAAATGAATCTCCCAGTGAATGTAAGAAGAGGAGGCATCGAAGTGTTGGAG ATATGGTTAGTGGAGCACTGAATAAATTTAAATCTAACagaacaccctccactacacctCAACAAGATAGAAGCG tCCTTTCATCAGTGACTCCGGTGGTTCTTACTCCAAGTATCAAGCGTAAACTTCCAACTGATTGCTCTCAGGGCTTGTCCAGCAAGAAGAGACGATCTTTTAAgcataattttgcttttgagttGTTACCAAGTAGCATTTTCATCAGTGGCTCAACGCCAGCATCAG TCCAGTTTGAAGCAAGCCCTTGCGTTTCTCTTGAGTCATCACAAACCTCACTGTCTCCTTCAACTGGTGCTGAAAATCATCTGTCTAGTACAGGGAACAGAAGAAGTAAAAGACACGCAAGCAAAAAATTATACAG GGCTGAATCAGGAAAGACAGGTTGTTTTTCACCGAAGATTAGCCGAAAAGAAATGGTTCGTAGGTCATTACGTTTGAAGTTTGGTTTGGggaaaagcaacagagaaatg AATATTGTATCGGGATGTGCGGTTGGTAATAGATCTGAAAATATTGGAAGGCGTCTTGCAAGTCAGCAAGGTttggaaagcagaactgaatgTGCAAAGAGAGATGTGCTCTTCAGCCCATGTGTCAATGAAAAATTCCCTAAGAAAG gttcAAAGAACGTGAGCAAGTCAGAAGAAAACTTGCTAACTCCAAAATATCACGATAAAGTACTTCACCGAATGTCATGGAATAGTCCAACTGTTAAAGATTCTCAGGCGATCAGCAGGAATGAGGGAATTCTGCCAGGATGCCCTGAAGTGGGAATAGGTTCTTCAGAACCTGTTTTGATATTCGGGAAACCACCAGTTGTTCCAGATGAATTCAAATCCACAACTGTAAGCAAACAAGACAACAGCTTAGAACTCTTGCTTTGTGAAGAGGAAAGTAATTCAACTGCAGAAACATTACTGAAAGTTAAGCAAGCCTTTTCTGCATCTGGAAGCAATCTTCACAATGTGATAGGTGATATAAAATCTTCCTTCTCAGACGCAGCAGGTGAAACATTAACTGAAACTCTGTGTCTTACAGGGCTCAGTCCAGAGAAAGAATGGTTAGCTGAAGAAGTTTCTGAAAGTTTAGCAGATACAAAATCCAGAGAGCTGTTGCACCAATTTAATCAATCTTATGCTATTGATAAACAGcaatcacaaaaaaaagaaataaaagttttggagaaaagaaacttcaaaacTTCTGTTCAGATTGAACTTCAGGTCCCAaaaccagatgtaaaaaatgtacCACAACTTTCTGTGCCTCAAGTACTGACCAAGGAAGACAAGTTGACTGTTCAGAACAGTTCGTCAAAAGATGACTTAAACAAATTAGattccttcagaagaaaagaggaaatagaATTAGCACACTCACAAACAGCTGAAAATTGTGTGgtaaaatgctgtaatttaGAAGAAGATACCTCTAAACTTTCTATGGCAGGACTTCCTACTTCACAGTTGCCTAAATCACAAAATGAAGTGGGCAACCAATACTTGCAAGCTGAGAATTCTGATAAAACTTTAACTAAAACATCAACTGTTTCTGACCACGGTAAGGTTTCTGACCATGTACAATGGTTCAACAAGCTTTCATTAAATGATTCAAGTTCTGCAAGCAAAACTAAACCACCTCTTAAGTTTCAGCGTACTCCTGTTAGACAGTCTGTAAGAAGAATTAATTCCTTATTGGAGGCTAACAGACGATCTGTAAGCTCTCAGCTGCTTAAAGCAAGTGATGTTGGTTCACCGCTGGTTAAATCTTTGAGCTATGATTCTGCACTATTCTCCTGCACAGAAAAGCCCTCAAAGAATTCCGTGGCTTTGTCACTCAGGAGTGAAAGTACATATGACCAAGTTTCTATATCTCATAAGCAGCTAGACTTAACATCCAAATCGTGTTGCAGGCCATTAAATCTATCAGACAAGCCTGATGTTTCTATCAGAACTGCTGGAATCCACGAACAGAAAATGACCGTTCATTCATCAAAGTCTGTTCTAGAAGATCTAACCAATCATGAAACAGTGAAATCCAGTTTAAAAgttaatgcaaatataaatatttcaggtgCTGCCCTAGAAAAATCTACACTCACAAGAAatactgcaggaaaagaaagagttcGTTATAGAGGCTCTCCAAAGAATCCAATATCTAAAGTGAAACTGCTACCAACTGCAAAACCAGTAGACTTGTAA
- the ARHGAP11A gene encoding rho GTPase-activating protein 11A isoform X1, which yields MAEQRRRLVRLAVLEELRASYGIKVKSGSCLAAAKQPGAAAAEGKIFGISFHALPQSFVPEYGYVPSFLVDTCEYLEEHVHTEGLFRKSGSLVRLKALKSKLDQGENCLSTALPCDVAGLLKQFFRELPEPILPPHLQEGLFKAQQLGNEKKTATVLLSCLMADRTIEALRYFFNFLRTVSLRSNENRMDSSNLAVIFAPNLLHSNENEKMSASTEKKIRLQAAVVQTFIDHAAEIGQVPEFILEKIPAMLGVDAFQSTPSLWGHEDSENESPSECKKRRHRSVGDMVSGALNKFKSNRTPSTTPQQDRSVLSSVTPVVLTPSIKRKLPTDCSQGLSSKKRRSFKHNFAFELLPSSIFISGSTPASVQFEASPCVSLESSQTSLSPSTGAENHLSSTGNRRSKRHASKKLYRAESGKTGCFSPKISRKEMVRRSLRLKFGLGKSNREMNIVSGCAVGNRSENIGRRLASQQGLESRTECAKRDVLFSPCVNEKFPKKGSKNVSKSEENLLTPKYHDKVLHRMSWNSPTVKDSQAISRNEGILPGCPEVGIGSSEPVLIFGKPPVVPDEFKSTTVSKQDNSLELLLCEEESNSTAETLLKVKQAFSASGSNLHNVIGDIKSSFSDAAGETLTETLCLTGLSPEKEWLAEEVSESLADTKSRELLHQFNQSYAIDKQQSQKKEIKVLEKRNFKTSVQIELQVPKPDVKNVPQLSVPQVLTKEDKLTVQNSSSKDDLNKLDSFRRKEEIELAHSQTAENCVVKCCNLEEDTSKLSMAGLPTSQLPKSQNEVGNQYLQAENSDKTLTKTSTVSDHGKVSDHVQWFNKLSLNDSSSASKTKPPLKFQRTPVRQSVRRINSLLEANRRSVSSQLLKASDVGSPLVKSLSYDSALFSCTEKPSKNSVALSLRSESTYDQVSISHKQLDLTSKSCCRPLNLSDKPDVSIRTAGIHEQKMTVHSSKSVLEDLTNHETVKSSLKVNANINISGAALEKSTLTRNTAGKERVRYRGSPKNPISKVKLLPTAKPVDL from the exons ATGGCGGAGCAGAGGCGAAGGCTGGTGCGGCTGGCGGTGCTGGAGGAGCTCCGGGCGTCTTATGGGATTAAAGTCAAGAGCGGGAGCTGCCTGGCGGCGGCCAAGCAGCCGGGAGCGGCGGCTGCGGAG ggTAAAATCTTTGGAATATCTTTTCATGCATTACCGCAATCATTTGTGCCAGAATATGGTTATGTTCCGAG CTTTCTTGTTGATACTTGTGAATATTTGGAAGAACATGTTCATACTGAGGGACTCTTCAGAAAGTCTGGATCTCTTGTTCgtttaaaagctttaaag AGTAAACTGGATCAAGGTGAAAATTGCCTATCGACTGCACTGCCATGTGATGTTGCCGGGCTTCTTAAACAGTTCTTCAGAGAGCTGCCAGAACCCATCCTTCCACCTCACCTGCAGGAAGGCCTTTTCAAAGCTCAGCAGCtaggaaatgagaagaaaactgCAACTGTGTTGCTGTCTTGTTTGATGGCCGACAGAACAATTGAAGCTTTGAGAtactttttcaattttctgaGAACTGTGTCCCTAAG ATccaatgaaaacagaatggaTAGCAGTAATCTGGCAGTGATTTTTGCTCCCAACCTCTTGCACTcgaatgaaaatgaaaagatgtcagccagtacagaaaaaaaaattcgCTTGCAAGCCGCTGTTGTGCAAACATTTATTGACCATGCAGCAGAAATCG GGCAGGTACCAGAATTTATCTTGGAAAAGATTCCTGCAATGTTAGGTGTTGATGCCTTTCAATCTACTCCCTCACTGTGGGGCCATGAAGACAGTGAAAATGAATCTCCCAGTGAATGTAAGAAGAGGAGGCATCGAAGTGTTGGAG ATATGGTTAGTGGAGCACTGAATAAATTTAAATCTAACagaacaccctccactacacctCAACAAGATAGAAGCG tCCTTTCATCAGTGACTCCGGTGGTTCTTACTCCAAGTATCAAGCGTAAACTTCCAACTGATTGCTCTCAGGGCTTGTCCAGCAAGAAGAGACGATCTTTTAAgcataattttgcttttgagttGTTACCAAGTAGCATTTTCATCAGTGGCTCAACGCCAGCATCAG TCCAGTTTGAAGCAAGCCCTTGCGTTTCTCTTGAGTCATCACAAACCTCACTGTCTCCTTCAACTGGTGCTGAAAATCATCTGTCTAGTACAGGGAACAGAAGAAGTAAAAGACACGCAAGCAAAAAATTATACAG GGCTGAATCAGGAAAGACAGGTTGTTTTTCACCGAAGATTAGCCGAAAAGAAATGGTTCGTAGGTCATTACGTTTGAAGTTTGGTTTGGggaaaagcaacagagaaatg AATATTGTATCGGGATGTGCGGTTGGTAATAGATCTGAAAATATTGGAAGGCGTCTTGCAAGTCAGCAAGGTttggaaagcagaactgaatgTGCAAAGAGAGATGTGCTCTTCAGCCCATGTGTCAATGAAAAATTCCCTAAGAAAG gttcAAAGAACGTGAGCAAGTCAGAAGAAAACTTGCTAACTCCAAAATATCACGATAAAGTACTTCACCGAATGTCATGGAATAGTCCAACTGTTAAAGATTCTCAGGCGATCAGCAGGAATGAGGGAATTCTGCCAGGATGCCCTGAAGTGGGAATAGGTTCTTCAGAACCTGTTTTGATATTCGGGAAACCACCAGTTGTTCCAGATGAATTCAAATCCACAACTGTAAGCAAACAAGACAACAGCTTAGAACTCTTGCTTTGTGAAGAGGAAAGTAATTCAACTGCAGAAACATTACTGAAAGTTAAGCAAGCCTTTTCTGCATCTGGAAGCAATCTTCACAATGTGATAGGTGATATAAAATCTTCCTTCTCAGACGCAGCAGGTGAAACATTAACTGAAACTCTGTGTCTTACAGGGCTCAGTCCAGAGAAAGAATGGTTAGCTGAAGAAGTTTCTGAAAGTTTAGCAGATACAAAATCCAGAGAGCTGTTGCACCAATTTAATCAATCTTATGCTATTGATAAACAGcaatcacaaaaaaaagaaataaaagttttggagaaaagaaacttcaaaacTTCTGTTCAGATTGAACTTCAGGTCCCAaaaccagatgtaaaaaatgtacCACAACTTTCTGTGCCTCAAGTACTGACCAAGGAAGACAAGTTGACTGTTCAGAACAGTTCGTCAAAAGATGACTTAAACAAATTAGattccttcagaagaaaagaggaaatagaATTAGCACACTCACAAACAGCTGAAAATTGTGTGgtaaaatgctgtaatttaGAAGAAGATACCTCTAAACTTTCTATGGCAGGACTTCCTACTTCACAGTTGCCTAAATCACAAAATGAAGTGGGCAACCAATACTTGCAAGCTGAGAATTCTGATAAAACTTTAACTAAAACATCAACTGTTTCTGACCACGGTAAGGTTTCTGACCATGTACAATGGTTCAACAAGCTTTCATTAAATGATTCAAGTTCTGCAAGCAAAACTAAACCACCTCTTAAGTTTCAGCGTACTCCTGTTAGACAGTCTGTAAGAAGAATTAATTCCTTATTGGAGGCTAACAGACGATCTGTAAGCTCTCAGCTGCTTAAAGCAAGTGATGTTGGTTCACCGCTGGTTAAATCTTTGAGCTATGATTCTGCACTATTCTCCTGCACAGAAAAGCCCTCAAAGAATTCCGTGGCTTTGTCACTCAGGAGTGAAAGTACATATGACCAAGTTTCTATATCTCATAAGCAGCTAGACTTAACATCCAAATCGTGTTGCAGGCCATTAAATCTATCAGACAAGCCTGATGTTTCTATCAGAACTGCTGGAATCCACGAACAGAAAATGACCGTTCATTCATCAAAGTCTGTTCTAGAAGATCTAACCAATCATGAAACAGTGAAATCCAGTTTAAAAgttaatgcaaatataaatatttcaggtgCTGCCCTAGAAAAATCTACACTCACAAGAAatactgcaggaaaagaaagagttcGTTATAGAGGCTCTCCAAAGAATCCAATATCTAAAGTGAAACTGCTACCAACTGCAAAACCAGTAGACTTGTAA